Part of the Syntrophales bacterium genome, AAAGGAAATCATGAAGATCATCAACACCAACAAAGACGCCCCTTCCAAACAAAAGCTGAATGCAAAGATCATCTGGGGAATGCTCACTAAAGCAGGCTATGATGCTGGCGAATCCACTGTAAGAAAATATATACAACAACTGCGTATGGAGAAGCCGGAAATATTTGTGCCCCTTGACTTCGAACCCGGGGAAGCAATGGAGGTTGACTGGGGTGATGCCTTCATCTATCTGAACAATGTTAAGACCAGGATATCCATTTTTTGTGCAGTGCTGCCCTACAGCTATGGGATCTTCGCCGCAGTTTTTCCCGACAAAACAAACTCCAGCTTTTATACCGGACATGTGATGGCCTTTGAATATTTCGGTGGGGTACCTTTAAGCTGCCTCTACGACAATCTGAAAAGCGCTGTTTTAGCAGGTTCAGGTAAAGATGCAATTAAGCAGGAGCGTTTTAAAAAGCTGGAAGCCCATTATGCTTTTGAAGGAATCCTATGCAATAAAGCGGCCGGGTGGGATTATCCCGAAGATTTAGTTATCCCGAACTCT contains:
- the istA gene encoding IS21 family transposase, giving the protein MTIDTDTYKMIRRLHAVEGLSQRHIAKMLNVSRKTIRKYCSGAVLPGMRKDYPAEKSAVRQAIEKEIMKIINTNKDAPSKQKLNAKIIWGMLTKAGYDAGESTVRKYIQQLRMEKPEIFVPLDFEPGEAMEVDWGDAFIYLNNVKTRISIFCAVLPYSYGIFAAVFPDKTNSSFYTGHVMAFEYFGGVPLSCLYDNLKSAVLAGSGKDAIKQERFKKLEAHYAFEGILCNKAAGWDYPEDLVIPNSSVATAVNAPLMHVHSFR